In a genomic window of Aeromicrobium panaciterrae:
- the pstA gene encoding phosphate ABC transporter permease PstA: MTTTINPVDVTAELRAAQLPTWAPKGVLALAAVAGLATHFLGDSALLTVAVTWSICYLLPVWSLIVEGTRKATDRFVTVLVTSAFALALFPLFSILFTVVSKGTKVLSAEFFTYSMRNVVGEGGGIYQAMVGTLLITGAATVISVPIGLFAAIYLVEYADGNRLSRWVRFLVDVMTGIPSIVAGLFAYALFVLFFGEGVRMGIGGSVALSVLMIPVVVRSSEEMLKLVPNELREASYALGVPKWRTVAKVVLPTALAGIVTGITLSIARVIGETAPLLIIAGITDSVNFNLFEGRMATLPVFTFSSIANPGIPPQFSIDRAWGAALVLLLIVMLLNLIARLVSYFFSPKGER, translated from the coding sequence ATGACCACCACGATCAACCCTGTAGACGTCACCGCAGAGCTCCGCGCGGCGCAGTTGCCGACCTGGGCGCCAAAGGGTGTCCTCGCGCTGGCAGCAGTCGCGGGACTCGCCACACACTTCCTCGGTGACAGTGCGCTACTGACAGTCGCCGTCACCTGGTCCATCTGCTACCTCCTGCCCGTGTGGTCGCTGATTGTTGAGGGCACCCGCAAGGCCACCGACCGGTTTGTGACCGTCCTGGTCACATCGGCATTCGCTCTTGCGCTCTTCCCGCTTTTCAGCATCCTGTTCACAGTCGTGAGCAAAGGCACCAAGGTCCTGTCTGCTGAGTTCTTCACCTACTCGATGCGCAACGTGGTCGGCGAAGGCGGAGGCATCTACCAAGCCATGGTTGGCACCCTGCTGATCACCGGTGCAGCCACAGTGATCTCGGTCCCGATCGGCCTGTTCGCCGCGATCTACCTCGTCGAGTACGCAGACGGCAACAGGCTCTCCCGCTGGGTCCGCTTCCTGGTCGACGTCATGACCGGCATCCCCTCGATCGTTGCGGGACTGTTCGCATACGCCCTGTTCGTCCTATTCTTCGGCGAAGGCGTACGGATGGGCATCGGCGGTTCAGTTGCCCTTTCGGTGCTGATGATCCCGGTAGTCGTTCGGTCCTCCGAGGAGATGCTGAAGTTGGTCCCCAACGAACTGCGTGAGGCGTCCTATGCGCTCGGTGTGCCCAAGTGGCGCACCGTCGCGAAGGTCGTGCTCCCCACAGCGCTCGCGGGCATCGTCACCGGAATCACGCTCTCGATCGCGCGAGTTATCGGCGAGACGGCACCGCTGCTGATCATCGCCGGAATCACCGATTCGGTGAACTTCAACTTGTTCGAAGGACGTATGGCCACGTTGCCCGTGTTCACGTTCTCCTCAATCGCCAACCCCGGCATCCCGCCGCAGTTCAGCATCGATCGCGCCTGGGGAGCCGCCCTCGTGCTTCTGCTCATCGTGATGCTCCTCAACTTGATCGCCCGCCTCGTCTCCTACTTCTTCTCGCCCAAGGGCGAGCGCTAA